The Hymenobacter oligotrophus genome segment GCTTTCAGGGCTTGTTCAACGGCATTCGGCTGTTTGTGTCGATTATCGGCGTGCTCACCCTGATTGCCGGCGTGGTAGGTGTCAGCAACATCATGCTCATCATCGTGCAGGAGCGCACCAAAGAAATTGGCGTGCGCAAAGCCATTGGCGCCACGCCCTTCAGCATTGTGAGCATGGTGGTGCAGGAGTCGGTAGTGATTACCGGGCTGGCCGGCTACCTAGGGCTGCTGGCCGGCGTGGGCCTGCTCGATGGGTTGCGCTACGCCATCGAGAAATCGGGGGCCGAGCTGCCCTACTTCACCCGCCCCGAGGTGGATGTGGGCGTGGCCGTTGGCGCCACGGTACTGCTGGTGCTGGCCGGCGCGCTGGCCGGTTTTGTACCCGCCATGCGTGCGGCCAACATCAAGCCCATCGAGGCGCTCCGAACAGATTAAGCAAGAACAACCCAACTCCCCTCCTCAGCTGAGGAGGGGACGCGGCTGCGAAGCAGACGCTGGGGTGGTTGGCCGCGCGGCAGAGACTAACCTCAACCCAACAGCCCGTCTGATATAAACTCGACATGACGGGCTAATTGCCCGGCATGACCGTTCTGAGGTTCCACATGACGGCCAAATTGCCCTAGGTCGTATCGTGCCAACGACCGTCAACCACCCCGCCCTGCGGGCACCCCTTCTCATCTGAGGAGAGAAGTTTCGCCCTCCCCAGCTTCCCACAACTCCTTAAGCCATGTTCGACCTAGATAAGTGGAGCGAAATCTGGAGTACGGTGCAGCGGCACAAGCTGCGCACCTCGCTCACGGCCTTTGGCGTGTTCTGGGGCATCTTTATGCTGGTGGTGCTGCTGGGTGCGGGCAAAGGTTTTCGCAACGGCGTCGAGAAAGAATTCGACGTAGCCAAGAACGCCATCTTCGTATGGTCGCAGCGCACGAGCGAGCCGTTTAAGGGCATGAAACCGGGCCGCTCGGTGCAGTTCACCAACGACGATGTGGCCGTGCTGCAGCGGCAAGTGCCCGAGGCCGCATTGGTGTTGCCGCGCACCTCCTTGCACGGCACTTTCACGGTGCAGTACGGCACCAAAAGCTCGTCGTTTTCGGTGAACGGCGAGTACCCCGGCTACCCGCAGGTGCGGCCGGTGGCACTGCTGTCGGGGCGCTTCATCAACGAGCCCGACGTGCGCGACCGACGCAAAATTGCCGTGATTGGGGCGCGGGTGGCCGAGGTGCTGTTTGGCACGCAAAACCCCATTGGGCAGCAAATTCGCATCAAGGGCACCTACTTTCAGGTGGTGGGCACCTTTAAGGGCACGGGCCGGGCCGAGGAGGCGCAGGAAGACGCCCAAACCATCTTCATTCCGCTCACCACCCTGCAGATTGCCTTCAACCAAGTCAACAAGATTGACTATTTCGCTTTCCTGCCCAAGCCCGGCGTGCCGGCCAAAGTGGTGGAAACGAAAGTAAAGCAGGTATTGGCGCAGCAACACAAAGTATCGCCTACCGACGAGCGGGCGTTTGGCTCGGCCAACGTAGAGGAAGAATACGCCCGCGTGCAGGGCCTCTTCCTGGGTATTGCCGGCTTTAGCTGGTGGGTAAGCCTAGGTACCATTGTGGCCGGCATCATCGGGGTGAGCAACATTATGCTCATCGTGGTGAAAGAGCGCACCAAGGAAATCGGCATCCGCAAGGCTATGGGCGCCACGCCTTGGAGCATTGTGAGCATGATTGTGCAGGAAAGCATCGTGATTACGGCCGCAGCGGGCATGCTCGGCCTGCTGGCCGGCACTGCGCTTATGGCTTTCCTGAGCAACCTCATCGAAGGCCAGGACATCAACTTCTTTTACAACCCGCAGGTGGATGTGCAGGTGGCCCTTACGGCCGTGTTCATGCTGGTTTTCTGCGGGGCTTTGGCCGGGCTAGTGCCAGCCACCATTGCCGCCCGCGTGCAGCCCGTAGTGGCCCTGCGCGACGAGTAAGTAGTTTGGGTTGTCAGTTGCGAGTTATCAATTATCAGTGATGAGCCAGGCAAACCAGCAAACAACCCGCAACCCATACCTCGCAACGGAAAATTAGCATCAGGCAACTGAAAACTGGCAACTCTCAACCGACAACTGATCCATGAAACGCGTCTTCCTCGTCCTTCTTCTCGTGCTTCTGCTAGGCGGCTTCGGGTGGCTGGGCCGCTACTTCTACCTGCAGGCCCACGCCGACCCCATCACCTACAAAACCGAGCAGCCTTTTGTGGCCGATATCACCAAGAAAACGGTGGCTACCGGCAGCATTGTGCCCCGCCGCGAGGTGCAGATTAAGCCGCAGGTTTCGGGCATTGTAGAGGAATTGTACGTGGAGGCCGGCCAGCCCATCAAAGAAGGCCAGCTGATTGCGCGCATCCGCACGGTGCCCAACGCCGCCAGCGTCAACAACGCTCAAAACCAGATTCAGCAGGCGCGCGTGGCTTTGGAAACCAGCCAGCAGGAGCTGGAGCGGCAGCGCCCCCTGTACGAGCAGAAGGTGATTGCGCAGCAAGAGTACAACCGCCTGCTCAACGACGTGCGCGCCCGGCGCCAAGCCCTTGAGGCTGCCCAAAACGACCTGCAAATTGCCCAGCGCGGCGCCTCGCGCAACACCGGCGGCGCTACCAACGTGGTGCGCTCTACCATTACGGGGTTGCTGCTCGATGTGCCCGTGAAAGTGGGCTCGTCGGTGGTGGAGCGTAACAACTTCAACGAGGGCACCACCCTGGCCACCGTGGCCGACATGAACAGCCTGGTGTTTGAGGGCAAAATCGACGAAAGCGAAGCAGGCAAAGTGCGCGAGGGCATGCCCATTAAACTCACGGTGGGCGCTATCGAAGGCACGGCGTTTCCGGCCACGCTGGAGTACATCGCGCCGAAGGGCGTGACGGAGGAAGGCGCCATCAAATTTCAGGTGCGGGCCAAGGTGCAGCCGCAGCCGGGTGTGTTTTTGCGCGCGGGCTACTCGGCAAACGGCGACATTGTGCTCGACCACAAAAAGCAGGTGCTGGCTATTCGGGAAGCGCTGCTGCAGTTTGGCAAGCTGAACAAGGACAGCGTGTTTGTGGAGGTGGAAACCGCGCCGCAGCAGTTCCAGAAAAAGCTGGTGAAAACGGGCATTTCCGACGGCATCAACGTCGAGATTGTATCGGGCCTGAGCAAGGGCGATAAGCTGAAGGTACTGGGCCCCGCCACCGACGAGAAGAAAGGCTAAGCACAACCCGCGGGCGGGGTGTTTACGTTCGAACAACTTTTACCCCGTACCCTGCTGCACCCATGGCCAACCCGCCCGCTGCCTTTACCCTGCGCTTCGACCCGAAGCTGAGCATCAACCCCTCGGGCAAGCATGTGCGCGACGGGCTCTCGTCGACGCTGCGCACCGGCGACAACCTCTGGATGGCCTGCGACGAGCGCGCCAGCGTGGAGCGCCTGCGCCTCACCAACGACAGCACCTTTGGGCAGCACTGCCGCTTTCAGCTGGCCGATTTTCTTGACCTGCCCGACCCCGATGCCGAAGCCGAAATAGACATTGAGGGCCTGGCCGAGGGCGACGGGTACCTGTGGATTGTGGGCTCGCACAGCTTGCGCCGCAAAGACCCCAAACCCGAAAAAGACGACACAGAAAAGAGCCTGGCCAAGCTGGCCAAAGTGCGCGCCGACCCCAACCGCTACCTGCTGGCCCGCGTGCCGCTGGTGCTCAACGAGGAAACCCAGGATTACGAGCTGCAGAAATTGGCCCCCGGCCCGGGCCAGAGCCGCCAGAAGCTGCGGGCCGCCCGCCTAGGTCATCATACCTTGGTGCGCCTGCTGCGCCGCGATGTGCACGTGGGACCGTTTGTGCACCTGCCTGGCAAGGATAACGGCTTCGACATTGAAGGCATGGCCTACGCCGGCGACGGGCGCCTGTTTGTGGGCCTGCGCGGCCCGGTGCTGCGCGGCTGGGCCATTGTGCTGGAGCTGCACGTAACAGCGGGCAGCAAACCCGGCCGCCTGCGCCTAAACAAGCTGCCCGGTGCCGAGGGTGTGTACTACCGCAAGCACTTTCTCGACCTAGGCGGCATGGGTTTGCGCGAGCTGCGCCTGGTGGGCAACGACTTGTACCTGCTGGCCGGCCCTACCATGGACCTCGACGGCACCATTGCCGTGTTTTGCTGGCCCGATGCCCTGCACCACAACGCCGACAGCCTGGTGGCACCCGCCCAGCTGCGCCGCTTGTTTGACGTGCCGCACGGCTACGGCCCTACCGCCGGCAAAGACAAAGCCGAGGGCATGGCCCTGCTCAACGAAAATCACGTGCTGGTGGTGTTCGATAGCCCCACCGACGCGCGCAAACCCGAGGCCGATACGGTAATTGCCGACGCCTTCCGGATACTG includes the following:
- a CDS encoding ABC transporter permease; the encoded protein is MFDLDKWSEIWSTVQRHKLRTSLTAFGVFWGIFMLVVLLGAGKGFRNGVEKEFDVAKNAIFVWSQRTSEPFKGMKPGRSVQFTNDDVAVLQRQVPEAALVLPRTSLHGTFTVQYGTKSSSFSVNGEYPGYPQVRPVALLSGRFINEPDVRDRRKIAVIGARVAEVLFGTQNPIGQQIRIKGTYFQVVGTFKGTGRAEEAQEDAQTIFIPLTTLQIAFNQVNKIDYFAFLPKPGVPAKVVETKVKQVLAQQHKVSPTDERAFGSANVEEEYARVQGLFLGIAGFSWWVSLGTIVAGIIGVSNIMLIVVKERTKEIGIRKAMGATPWSIVSMIVQESIVITAAAGMLGLLAGTALMAFLSNLIEGQDINFFYNPQVDVQVALTAVFMLVFCGALAGLVPATIAARVQPVVALRDE
- a CDS encoding efflux RND transporter periplasmic adaptor subunit, yielding MKRVFLVLLLVLLLGGFGWLGRYFYLQAHADPITYKTEQPFVADITKKTVATGSIVPRREVQIKPQVSGIVEELYVEAGQPIKEGQLIARIRTVPNAASVNNAQNQIQQARVALETSQQELERQRPLYEQKVIAQQEYNRLLNDVRARRQALEAAQNDLQIAQRGASRNTGGATNVVRSTITGLLLDVPVKVGSSVVERNNFNEGTTLATVADMNSLVFEGKIDESEAGKVREGMPIKLTVGAIEGTAFPATLEYIAPKGVTEEGAIKFQVRAKVQPQPGVFLRAGYSANGDIVLDHKKQVLAIREALLQFGKLNKDSVFVEVETAPQQFQKKLVKTGISDGINVEIVSGLSKGDKLKVLGPATDEKKG
- a CDS encoding DUF3616 domain-containing protein, whose translation is MANPPAAFTLRFDPKLSINPSGKHVRDGLSSTLRTGDNLWMACDERASVERLRLTNDSTFGQHCRFQLADFLDLPDPDAEAEIDIEGLAEGDGYLWIVGSHSLRRKDPKPEKDDTEKSLAKLAKVRADPNRYLLARVPLVLNEETQDYELQKLAPGPGQSRQKLRAARLGHHTLVRLLRRDVHVGPFVHLPGKDNGFDIEGMAYAGDGRLFVGLRGPVLRGWAIVLELHVTAGSKPGRLRLNKLPGAEGVYYRKHFLDLGGMGLRELRLVGNDLYLLAGPTMDLDGTIAVFCWPDALHHNADSLVAPAQLRRLFDVPHGYGPTAGKDKAEGMALLNENHVLVVFDSPTDARKPEADTVIADAFRILQEPEQPAAQNATPAAAAPPAAAEPGPEVAAADAHVTAPDAGGNLPSQ